One window from the genome of Babylonia areolata isolate BAREFJ2019XMU chromosome 13, ASM4173473v1, whole genome shotgun sequence encodes:
- the LOC143288983 gene encoding leukocyte elastase inhibitor-like isoform X2 — MNIHCQLILQIIIVGNMASGDLSGVAEVKDMAISNTHFTFDLLRQCGADAKGKNMFFAPYSITTALAMTYLGARNKTAQGMKQALKWSSDIPKNGFGSYLPLLKESSAGQTPGYILVGAQRIYVNAGLSLKPEFSTETQKHFASQAVTAEFATNPDGERETINSWVSEQTRDKIRDLLPAGSMNPLTRMVLVQAMYFKGNWKHKFDALNTKPADFFTPQGTVKVDMMQQTRNFNFGKSSSLDCAAVELPYASNSAGADRHDLSMLILLPDAVDGLEKLEAKLTHDALVQLQHEMHSVKVDLKLPRFSVESSFELKKVLSRLGMGEAFGENADFSGMVDEELYISQVFHKAVVEVNEEGSVAAAATAVKKMKRSIPVVKPFFADHPFLFFIVDKRADVILFSGRLANPPTAGSSLLKEEL; from the exons ATGAACATTCACTGCCAACTGATACTTCAGATCATTATCGTTGGAAACATGGCTTCAGGAGATCTGTCTGGTGTGGCTGAGGTCAAGGATATGGCCATTTCCAACACCCACTTCACCTTTGACCTTCTCCGTCAATGTGGAGCAGATGCAAAGGGCAAAAACATGTTCTTTGCTCCATACAGCATCACTACAGCTCTTGCCATGACCTACCTGGGAGCACGAAATAAAACTGCTCAAGGGATGAAGCAAGCGCTGAAATGGTCGTCAGATATTCCAAAGAATGGCTTCGGCAGCTACCTGCCCTTGCTGAAGGAATCATCCGCTGGGCAGACGCCAGGCTACATACTGGTGGGAGCACAGCGCATTTACGTGAACGCGGGCTTGTCTTTAAAGCCTGAGTTCAGCACCGAGACACAGAAGCACTTTGCCTCACAGGCCGTGACGGCCGAGTTTGCGACTAACCCTGACGGAGAGAGGGAAACCATCAACAGCTGGGTGTCGGAACAGACGCGGGACAAGATCCGTGATTTGCTGCCAGCAGGCTCCATGAATCCATTGACACGCATGGTGCTGGTGCAGGCCATGTACTTCAAGGGGAACTGGAAGCACAAGTTTGATGCCCTGAACACCAAACCTGCCGACTTCTTCACCCCTCAGGGGACAGTCAAAGTTGACATGATGCAGCAGACCAGAAACTTCAACTTTGGTAAGAGCAGCAGTCTGGACTGTGCTGCCGTGGAGCTTCCTTATGCCAGCAACAGTGCCGGTGCTGACCGTCACGACCTGAGCATGCTGATCTTGCTGCCGGATGCTGTGGACGGCTTGGAGAAGCTGGAAGCAAAACTCACCCATGATGCGCTGGTGCAGCTGCAGCACGAGATGCACTCTGTCAAA gtaGATTTGAAGCTGCCTCGATTTTCAGTGGAAAGCTCATTTGAGCTGAAGAAGGTCTTGAGCAGACTCGGTATGGGAGAGGCTTTCGGAGAAAACGCTGACTTTTCCGGCATGGTTGACGAGGAGCTTTACATCTCTCAAGTTTTCCACAAG gcggtgGTGGAGGTCAATGAAGAAGGCTCAGTGGCGGCAGCAGCCACTGCCGtcaagaagatgaagagaagTATTCCCGTCGTCAAGCCTTTCTTCGCCGATcatcccttcctcttcttcatcgttGACAAACGGGCCGACGTGATCCTCTTCTCAGGTCGTCTGGCGAACCCTCCCACAGCAGGGTCCTCACTGCTGAAGGAAGAGCTTTAG
- the LOC143288983 gene encoding leukocyte elastase inhibitor-like isoform X1 encodes MNIHCQLILQIIIVGNMASGDLSGVAEVKDMAISNTHFTFDLLRQCGADAKGKNMFFAPYSITTALAMTYLGARNKTAQGMKQALKWSSDIPKNGFGSYLPLLKESSAGQTPGYILVGAQRIYVNAGLSLKPEFSTETQKHFASQAVTAEFATNPDGERETINSWVSEQTRDKIRDLLPAGSMNPLTRMVLVQAMYFKGNWKHKFDALNTKPADFFTPQGTVKVDMMQQTRNFNFGKSSSLDCAAVELPYASNSAGADRHDLSMLILLPDAVDGLEKLEAKLTHDALVQLQHEMHSVKVDLKLPRFSVESSFELKKVLSRLGMGEAFGENADFSGMVDEELYISQVFHKAVVEVNEEGSEAAAATAVVMMARCLPIVMPFVADHPFLFFIVDKRADVILFSGRLANPPTAGSSLLKEDL; translated from the exons ATGAACATTCACTGCCAACTGATACTTCAGATCATTATCGTTGGAAACATGGCTTCAGGAGATCTGTCTGGTGTGGCTGAGGTCAAGGATATGGCCATTTCCAACACCCACTTCACCTTTGACCTTCTCCGTCAATGTGGAGCAGATGCAAAGGGCAAAAACATGTTCTTTGCTCCATACAGCATCACTACAGCTCTTGCCATGACCTACCTGGGAGCACGAAATAAAACTGCTCAAGGGATGAAGCAAGCGCTGAAATGGTCGTCAGATATTCCAAAGAATGGCTTCGGCAGCTACCTGCCCTTGCTGAAGGAATCATCCGCTGGGCAGACGCCAGGCTACATACTGGTGGGAGCACAGCGCATTTACGTGAACGCGGGCTTGTCTTTAAAGCCTGAGTTCAGCACCGAGACACAGAAGCACTTTGCCTCACAGGCCGTGACGGCCGAGTTTGCGACTAACCCTGACGGAGAGAGGGAAACCATCAACAGCTGGGTGTCGGAACAGACGCGGGACAAGATCCGTGATTTGCTGCCAGCAGGCTCCATGAATCCATTGACACGCATGGTGCTGGTGCAGGCCATGTACTTCAAGGGGAACTGGAAGCACAAGTTTGATGCCCTGAACACCAAACCTGCCGACTTCTTCACCCCTCAGGGGACAGTCAAAGTTGACATGATGCAGCAGACCAGAAACTTCAACTTTGGTAAGAGCAGCAGTCTGGACTGTGCTGCCGTGGAGCTTCCTTATGCCAGCAACAGTGCCGGTGCTGACCGTCACGACCTGAGCATGCTGATCTTGCTGCCGGATGCTGTGGACGGCTTGGAGAAGCTGGAAGCAAAACTCACCCATGATGCGCTGGTGCAGCTGCAGCACGAGATGCACTCTGTCAAA gtaGATTTGAAGCTGCCTCGATTTTCAGTGGAAAGCTCATTTGAGCTGAAGAAGGTCTTGAGCAGACTCGGTATGGGAGAGGCTTTCGGAGAAAACGCTGACTTTTCCGGCATGGTTGACGAGGAGCTTTACATCTCTCAAGTTTTCCACAAG gCAGTGGTGGAGGTCAACGAGGAAGGTTCGGAGGCGGCAGCAGCCACTGCCGTTGTGATGATGGCCAGGTGCCTGCCCATCGTCATGCCCTTCGTCGCTGATCAtcctttcctcttcttcatcgtcgACAAACGGGCCGACGTGATCCTGTTCTCAGGTCGTCTGGCGAACCCTCCCACAGCAGGGTCCTCACTGCTGAAGGAAGACCTTTAG